One Pseudoalteromonas sp. NC201 DNA segment encodes these proteins:
- a CDS encoding sulfite exporter TauE/SafE family protein: MTEPIQLAVIALVVLLSGISKSGFAGALGAFSVPILMMVLNPRDAIALMLPLLIVADVFSLKSYWRLWNVSELKRLLPGTLVGIALATLFLQGVSEFWLTVVIAAMSIVFALKSLLIKNTPESVGHLRLLAASTSTAAGISTTLIHAGGPPLMVYFNARKLEPTAYIATVAVLFALMNVIKLATFSATGLLQWQHVLLAICFTPLALLGNRLGVHLSKRLPKKQFLLVMNGLLLMLGLVLIGKLL, encoded by the coding sequence ATGACAGAACCAATTCAACTTGCAGTAATTGCCCTTGTCGTTCTGCTAAGTGGTATTTCAAAGTCTGGCTTTGCAGGCGCGTTAGGGGCGTTTTCTGTTCCAATTTTGATGATGGTGTTGAATCCAAGGGACGCCATTGCGTTGATGCTTCCGTTACTTATCGTCGCGGATGTTTTTAGCCTGAAGAGCTATTGGCGCTTATGGAATGTGTCAGAATTAAAGCGGTTATTGCCAGGTACGCTAGTCGGGATAGCTTTAGCAACACTTTTTCTTCAAGGCGTCAGTGAGTTTTGGCTGACGGTTGTGATTGCAGCGATGAGTATAGTATTTGCGCTTAAAAGCTTACTGATTAAAAATACACCTGAAAGTGTTGGGCACTTGAGACTACTGGCCGCGAGCACCTCTACCGCGGCAGGTATCTCCACGACCTTAATTCATGCTGGCGGCCCACCACTCATGGTGTATTTTAACGCTCGAAAGTTGGAGCCAACGGCTTATATCGCGACGGTTGCGGTACTATTTGCGCTGATGAATGTGATTAAGTTGGCTACCTTCTCTGCAACTGGGTTGTTACAGTGGCAACATGTGCTGCTTGCTATCTGTTTTACACCTTTAGCGTTGCTCGGTAATAGACTCGGTGTGCACCTATCGAAACGCTTACCTAAAAAGCAATTTTTGCTGGTGATGAATGGACTACTGCTCATGCTTGGACTGGTATTAATTGGTAAGTTGTTGTGA
- a CDS encoding M28 family metallopeptidase: protein MKLTTPMLLSIACLSGFSEASEEVWVTMDAKSSQHFQVHNSIRGTHFEQLSLPNSEVKALKVPANLHSHLSAFMHDEYHRCGGFVAHDSLEQAQSYLAQLESINPSATLVNYSIDNPARVNSLISKVSTVNLDSSVNSLTSFYNRYYTSQTGVDAAAWVKQTWSDIAASRSDISVEYFSHSWAQSSVIVTIPGSELSDEIVIIGGHLDSINQSNSSGLAPGADDNASGIAVLTEALSAIIEDGYQPQRTIQIMGFAAEEVGLRGSKAIAQSYSSQGKNVVGMTQFDMTGRNGSSADIVMMTDYTNSAQNQFLGQLIETYLPNLSYAYDQCGYGCSDHASWYQQGFPASMPFESRMSEINRKIHTTNDTEFDSTHAQKFAKLALAFVAELGKNAGDTPPPQPNNKLENGVAKTGISGASKSQQFFTMEVPQGATNLSFTTSGGSGDADLYVRYGSKPTLDTHDCKSTNSSSNEQCNISAVQTGTYYVMVEAWNAISGVSLVGQYDTSSGNTPIDETINNISVASGQWQYFSQALTAGYQTLTITTSGGTGDADLYVNFGTQPNTSTYQCRPYKNGNNEVCTISNPQAGTWHIGLQGYQAASNVTLSISAN from the coding sequence ATGAAATTAACTACACCTATGCTACTGAGCATTGCCTGTTTGAGTGGCTTTTCTGAAGCGTCAGAAGAGGTTTGGGTGACGATGGATGCGAAGTCTAGTCAGCATTTCCAAGTCCATAATTCTATTCGCGGTACTCACTTTGAGCAGCTTTCTTTACCGAACAGTGAAGTCAAAGCGTTAAAAGTACCTGCAAACTTACATTCACACCTGAGTGCATTTATGCACGACGAATATCACCGCTGTGGTGGCTTTGTCGCTCATGACTCTTTAGAGCAGGCGCAAAGCTACCTTGCACAGTTAGAAAGCATAAACCCAAGTGCGACGCTGGTTAACTACAGCATTGATAACCCCGCGCGGGTTAACAGCTTAATCTCAAAAGTCAGTACGGTAAACTTAGACAGCAGTGTCAATTCGCTAACCAGTTTTTATAACCGCTATTATACCTCGCAAACGGGTGTTGATGCCGCTGCATGGGTCAAGCAAACATGGAGCGATATTGCAGCAAGTCGCTCAGATATTAGTGTTGAATATTTTAGCCACTCTTGGGCTCAGTCTTCAGTGATTGTCACCATTCCAGGTAGCGAACTGAGCGATGAAATCGTTATTATCGGCGGGCACCTTGATTCAATTAACCAATCTAACTCGAGTGGGCTTGCGCCGGGTGCGGATGATAATGCCTCAGGGATCGCTGTGCTTACTGAAGCGCTAAGCGCTATTATTGAAGATGGTTATCAGCCTCAGCGGACAATCCAAATCATGGGCTTTGCGGCAGAGGAAGTTGGGCTTCGAGGTTCTAAAGCTATCGCGCAGTCTTACAGCTCTCAGGGAAAAAACGTAGTCGGTATGACACAATTTGATATGACTGGCCGCAATGGCAGTAGTGCGGATATTGTGATGATGACAGACTATACAAACAGCGCACAGAATCAGTTCTTAGGCCAATTAATTGAAACTTATTTGCCAAACCTTAGCTATGCCTATGACCAATGTGGCTATGGCTGCTCCGACCATGCATCTTGGTATCAGCAAGGGTTCCCAGCTTCTATGCCATTTGAATCAAGAATGTCTGAGATCAACAGAAAAATTCATACCACCAACGATACTGAATTTGATTCAACACATGCACAAAAATTTGCAAAACTCGCGCTGGCGTTTGTTGCTGAGCTTGGTAAAAATGCGGGTGATACACCTCCGCCACAACCAAACAATAAGCTTGAAAATGGTGTGGCTAAAACGGGGATTTCTGGCGCTTCTAAAAGCCAGCAGTTTTTCACCATGGAAGTACCACAAGGTGCAACTAATTTAAGTTTTACCACCTCAGGTGGCAGTGGTGACGCCGATCTCTACGTTCGCTATGGCTCCAAACCTACTTTGGATACTCATGACTGCAAGAGCACTAACTCGTCTAGTAACGAGCAATGCAATATTTCCGCTGTGCAAACTGGTACGTATTACGTGATGGTAGAGGCATGGAACGCGATTTCGGGGGTCAGTTTGGTAGGACAATACGATACCTCAAGTGGCAATACGCCTATTGACGAAACTATCAATAATATTTCTGTCGCCAGCGGACAGTGGCAGTATTTTAGTCAAGCACTAACCGCGGGATACCAAACCCTGACAATTACGACGTCGGGAGGCACGGGAGATGCGGATCTTTATGTTAATTTTGGCACGCAACCAAATACCAGCACCTACCAATGTCGGCCATACAAAAATGGCAATAATGAGGTATGTACCATCTCCAATCCTCAGGCTGGCACTTGGCATATCGGCCTGCAAGGCTACCAAGCAGCGAGCAATGTAACGCTAAGTATTAGCGCGAATTAA
- a CDS encoding M4 family metallopeptidase yields MKLSTVTMATACAIAFTSLSAQAATKQYLNQQADINTMLKSASQTVLSTQPEVLIGLESASQLKELKSFNSKKGEVTKRFQQMYQGLPVIGDSVILTFDDAGALKKAHGAAVYNIAADIGSVKPKLNAKMALNQFEKQSLSAGKKLKKHNEKSRLAIWLDGNSTARLVYEVTFVTYGDEPKRPYLIIDANTGEVLESFNNLQHADAIGPGGNQKTGRYQYGTDYGHLDVAQSGNTCTMTNANVKTINLNHGSSGSTAHSFTCPENTVKEINGAYSPLNDAHYFGNVVFNMYNDWLGTAPLSFQLKMRVHYSSNYENAFWDGSAMTFGDGANTFYPLVSLDVSAHEVSHGFTEQNSGLVYRYKSGGLNEAFSDMAGEAAEFYMKGSNDWLVGQDIFKGSGALRYMNDPTQDGRSIDHQSNYTSSMDVHHTSGVFNKAFYNLATTAGWDTKKAFIVMAKANQMYWTANTDWDTAGNGVMDAACDLGYEPGDVQAALAAVGVNSNLSTGSSCDTNPPPPPGGDEELTNGQPRTGISGAAKEQMFFTLDVPADATSLNFTTSGGSGDADLYVKYGSRPTLNTYDCNSTTSTSNESCDISNIQAGKYYVMVEAWNQISGVTLTGTYSSTGGTQPIDRTESNISVASGSWARFTQDLNASYSNLEVSISGGSGDADLYVNFGSQSTTSSYQCRPYKNGNNETCTIANPQQGTWYIDLRGYSAASGVTLNIKAN; encoded by the coding sequence GTGAAATTATCTACAGTAACTATGGCTACGGCGTGTGCGATTGCGTTTACTTCGCTCAGTGCTCAAGCTGCGACAAAACAATACTTAAACCAGCAAGCTGACATTAATACTATGCTTAAGTCAGCTTCTCAAACAGTGTTGAGTACACAACCAGAAGTGCTGATTGGTTTGGAAAGCGCGAGCCAACTAAAGGAGCTTAAAAGCTTCAATAGTAAAAAAGGTGAAGTAACTAAGCGTTTTCAACAAATGTACCAAGGATTACCAGTGATTGGCGATTCGGTCATTTTAACGTTTGATGATGCCGGTGCGCTTAAAAAGGCTCACGGTGCAGCGGTTTATAACATCGCGGCTGACATCGGTTCGGTAAAACCCAAGCTAAATGCCAAAATGGCATTGAATCAGTTTGAAAAGCAATCGCTTAGTGCAGGCAAAAAGCTTAAAAAACATAACGAGAAATCTCGCCTTGCGATCTGGCTGGATGGCAATTCAACGGCACGTTTAGTCTATGAAGTCACTTTTGTTACTTATGGTGATGAGCCTAAACGCCCATATTTGATCATTGATGCAAACACAGGCGAAGTGTTAGAAAGCTTCAATAACTTGCAGCATGCAGATGCGATAGGCCCTGGTGGTAACCAAAAGACTGGTCGTTACCAATATGGTACTGATTATGGTCATCTAGACGTTGCACAGTCAGGCAATACTTGTACCATGACTAATGCGAACGTTAAGACAATTAACTTAAATCACGGTAGTAGCGGCTCGACTGCACATAGCTTTACGTGCCCAGAAAATACAGTTAAAGAAATTAACGGTGCATACTCACCGCTGAACGACGCCCATTATTTTGGCAATGTAGTATTTAATATGTACAACGATTGGCTCGGCACAGCGCCATTGTCGTTCCAGCTTAAAATGCGCGTTCACTATAGCAGTAATTATGAAAACGCGTTCTGGGATGGCAGCGCGATGACTTTTGGCGATGGTGCGAATACATTCTATCCGTTGGTAAGCCTTGATGTATCTGCTCACGAAGTGAGTCATGGCTTCACTGAGCAAAACTCAGGTCTAGTATACCGTTATAAATCAGGTGGCTTGAACGAAGCGTTTTCTGATATGGCTGGTGAGGCTGCTGAATTTTATATGAAAGGCAGCAATGACTGGTTAGTTGGCCAAGACATCTTCAAAGGCAGTGGCGCATTGCGTTATATGAATGACCCAACGCAAGACGGCCGCTCAATCGATCACCAGTCTAACTATACGTCTAGCATGGACGTTCACCACACTTCAGGGGTGTTCAACAAAGCCTTCTACAATCTGGCAACTACAGCGGGTTGGGATACGAAAAAAGCCTTTATCGTAATGGCAAAAGCTAACCAAATGTATTGGACTGCGAACACCGATTGGGATACTGCAGGTAACGGTGTAATGGATGCGGCATGTGACCTAGGTTATGAACCTGGTGATGTACAAGCTGCGTTAGCAGCGGTTGGCGTTAACTCTAACTTAAGCACAGGTAGTAGCTGTGACACTAACCCACCACCACCTCCTGGTGGCGATGAAGAGTTAACGAACGGTCAGCCTCGTACTGGGATAAGTGGCGCGGCAAAAGAGCAAATGTTTTTTACCCTTGATGTGCCAGCTGATGCGACTAGCCTAAACTTCACCACTTCTGGTGGTAGCGGTGATGCGGACCTTTATGTCAAGTATGGTTCTCGTCCGACGTTAAACACTTATGATTGTAATAGCACAACGTCTACAAGCAACGAAAGCTGCGATATTAGTAACATTCAAGCTGGTAAGTACTACGTGATGGTTGAAGCATGGAATCAGATTTCGGGCGTGACTTTGACTGGTACATACAGCTCAACGGGTGGAACTCAACCAATTGATCGCACTGAGTCTAATATCAGTGTTGCATCTGGCAGTTGGGCACGTTTCACGCAAGATCTAAATGCTAGCTACAGCAATCTTGAAGTGAGTATTTCTGGCGGTTCAGGTGACGCGGATCTATACGTAAACTTTGGTTCTCAATCAACAACGTCGAGCTATCAGTGTCGCCCTTATAAAAACGGTAACAATGAGACTTGTACGATTGCAAACCCGCAGCAAGGTACTTGGTATATTGATTTACGTGGCTATAGCGCAGCAAGCGGTGTAACACTGAATATCAAAGCGAACTAA
- a CDS encoding hemerythrin domain-containing protein gives MEIFNAIKQDHDHQRALLNMLAETSGDSKVREKYYKELKDALEAHAIAEERYFYAPLMESDMTIEDSRHGIAEHHEIDELIEALDNTEFSDPSWLTKLKNLKDKVEHHLADEEQAFFQRAGKVLDKSEKSQLADEYQKEMEEQL, from the coding sequence ATGGAAATTTTTAATGCAATAAAGCAAGATCATGATCATCAACGCGCCCTATTGAACATGTTGGCAGAAACGTCTGGTGATTCAAAGGTCCGCGAAAAGTACTATAAAGAGTTGAAGGACGCGCTAGAGGCGCATGCCATCGCAGAAGAAAGGTACTTTTACGCCCCATTAATGGAAAGCGATATGACGATCGAAGACTCTCGCCACGGTATCGCCGAGCATCATGAGATTGATGAGTTAATTGAGGCACTGGATAATACGGAGTTTTCCGACCCTAGTTGGCTAACTAAATTGAAAAACCTCAAAGACAAAGTTGAGCATCACTTGGCTGACGAAGAGCAAGCGTTTTTCCAGCGAGCGGGTAAGGTACTTGATAAAAGTGAAAAGTCGCAACTTGCAGATGAGTATCAAAAAGAGATGGAAGAACAGCTATAG